One window of the Penaeus monodon isolate SGIC_2016 chromosome 1, NSTDA_Pmon_1, whole genome shotgun sequence genome contains the following:
- the LOC119573151 gene encoding uncharacterized protein LOC119573151 — translation MDSSTEVGGVHPDRKMEAEVAETGSEQRASSDVPAPQREDLGTILWQKVKSKEYEAAMCNIKEERHQKYLNQNSLDLVPILLKLLGEDLDPEGEQCIEDLLVHVASVANVKEATIAFLEELEMGYSEKMFRVILHPIRTLLMGQISQNTRPTMFSWIFNTLYTRVVMLELPSGCNLEGEERKLLDADPRVQEVTGALRWLTDFYFHFFEKVMAGDLVWGGKVVNSKEYLSFFLLQLFHKPIAYLDVFCKEGDTESSLYRTCNDLAVMIARLTGNSFKLFTHVAWNCSKTLMATESEALKEEDEKPEEESKTDDEKVKDEERENEVSQLSLASFFYCILGQHMAKDYVPCVYSHQHVFINCLPLIVQLMQEKEEFPIHKGLILARTLLSNITEKSLPSETLEAKAHSSFPQLLLRIMITCNNKEIRLCALEVFRPYLKKFDSIGRSKLIMSLLRSVKHAGALGLVIHELKENISQNLNQDMENSSFAGHNLIQLLNLACYLPDDERTDLLEWSDSIMQALNLLVFLLLRDTQNVTGIREALPKLEKNFLTPIQTGLDISRGHYELKLKDLENPSGKKDMETEVTVGGLTLPSMPVEQERKVVQTALCSFDMMQCTLARVHQAAERKV, via the coding sequence ATGGATTCAAGCACAGAAGTTGGAGGTGTACACCCAGACAGAAAAATGGAGGCTGAAGTAGCAGAAACAGGTTCTGAGCAAAGGGCTTCATCAGATgttcctgcacctcaaagagaaGACCTTGGTACAATTCTGTGGCAGAAGGTCAAGTCAAAAGAATATGAGGCAGCCATGTGTAACATCAAGGAAGAGAGGCACCAGAAATACCTCAATCAGAATAGCCTGGACCTTGTGCCCATTCTCCTGAAACTGCTTGGTGAAGACCTTGATCCTGAGGGAGAGCAGTGCATAGAAGATCTGCTCGTCCATGTGGCTTCGGTTGCTAATGTCAAAGAAGCCACCATTGCATTTTTGGAAGAACTGGAGATGGGGTATTCAGAAAAGATGTTTCGTGTTATTTTGCATCCAATCAGAACTCTTCTCATGGGTCAGATATCACAGAATACTCGTCCAACCATGTTTTCTTGGATATTTAATACTCTTTATACTAGGGTAGTTATGTTAGAACTTCCATCAGGTTGTAAcctggagggagaagaaagaaagctaCTAGATGCTGATCCCAGGGTGCAGGAAGTGACTGGTGCTCTTCGTTGGCTCACTGacttctatttccatttttttgaaaaagtcatGGCTGGAGACTTGGTCTGGGGTGGGAAGGTGGTAAATTCCAAAGAGTACTTGTCGTTTTTCCTCTTGCAGCTATTCCATAAACCCATTGCATATCTCGATGTATTTTGCAAGGAAGGAGACACAGAGAGCTCCCTGTATCGCACATGTAATGATCTGGCTGTGATGATAGCGCGGCTTACAGGTAACTCTTTCAAGTTATTTACTCATGTGGCTTGGAATTGCTCAAAAACTCTAATGGCCACCGAAAGTGAGGCCttaaaagaagaggatgagaaaccAGAGGAAGAGAGCAAGACTGATGACGAAAaagtaaaagatgaagaaagggagaatgaggttTCTCAGCTGTCCCtggcttctttcttttattgcatACTTGGGCAACATATGGCCAAGGATTATGTGCCTTGTGTGTACTCCCATCAGCATGTATTTATCAACTGCCTGCCTCTTATTGTTCAGCTGatgcaggagaaggaagagtttCCCATCCACAAAGGTCTGATCCTTGCCAGAACTCTTTTAAGTAACATTACAGAAAAGTCATTACCCAGTGAGACTTTAGAAGCTAAAGCTCATTCATCTTTCCCACAGCTTCTccttagaataatgataacatgtaATAACAAAGAAATTCGTCTCTGTGCACTTGAGGTATTCCGCCCTTACCTAAAAAAATTTGATAGCATAGGTCGCTCCAAGCTGATCATGTCATTACTTCGCTCAGTAAAGCATGCAGGGGCACTAGGCCTAGTGATCCATGAACtcaaagaaaatatttcccaGAATTTGAATCAAGATATGGAAAACTCAAGCTTTGCAGGACACAATCTAATTCAGCTCTTAAATCTAGCTTGTTACCTCCCCGATGATGAGAGAACTGACCTGCTCGAGTGGAGCGACAGTATCATGCAGGCTCTTAACTTGCTTGTCTTTTTGCTTTTAAGGGACACACAAAATGTAACTGGCATTAGGGAAGCTCTCCCTAAACTTGAGAAAAACTTTTTGACTCCCATTCAAACAGGACTGGATATCTCCAGAGGTCACTATGAACTGAAGCTGAAGGACCTTGAAAACCCAAGTGGCAAAAAAGATATGGAAACAGAAGTTACAGTGGGTGGCTTAACCCTTCCAAGTATGCCTGTGGAGCAGGAAAGAAAGGTTGTGCAGACTGCCTTGTGCTCATTTGATATGATGCAGTGCACCCTAGCAAGGGTTCATCAAGCAGCAGAAAGGAAAGTCTGA
- the LOC119576888 gene encoding ubiquinone biosynthesis protein COQ9, mitochondrial-like — translation MCSKSVWDGHYHGYSRGLSTSASKWRKEETAQSEGTSTGQDAFESESSSEEDYEAGEDQLRAEILNAAMPFIYSHGWSQEAIAQGAETLGYSGMAHGMFPKGGVELVNHFYTTCNNKLEENLAAKAKEIENNPELCC, via the exons ATGTGTAGTAAGTCAGTTTGGGATGGCCACTACCATG GGTATAGCAGAGGGCTGAGTACATCAGCTtcaaaatggagaaaagaggagacggCACAGAGTGAAGGGACAAGCACAGGCCAAGATGCTTTTGAATCGGAGAGCTCTTCTGAGGAAGACTATGAGGCAGGGGAAGACCAACTTCGTGCAGAGATCCTGAATGCTGCTATGCCTTTTATATACTCCCATGGGTGGTCCCAGGAAGCCATTGCTCAGG GAGCTGAGACACTTGGCTATTCTGGTATGGCACATGGGATGTTCCCCAAAGGGGGTGTGGAGCTTGTCAATCACTTCTATACCACATGCAACAACAAACTAGAAGAAAACCTGGCAGCCAAGGCAAAGGAGATTGAAAATAATCCAGAACT GTGCTGTTAG
- the LOC119576899 gene encoding ubiquinone biosynthesis protein COQ9, mitochondrial-like — protein MLLIEKFGDSMRMFERLQGQGRTGKKGPQRFIAESAEERLRMNIEYLDTWHQALALHASPTNMPEALDNLGKLVDHIWYYAGDRSHDFNWYTKRGILAAVYKSTELYMLQDKSEDFEDTWAFMNRRLSDVHSVAKCARNADNVTKDIRNVVKAGLLTALNIVGMNDRSR, from the exons atgCTGTTAATTGAAAAGTTTGGGGATTCCATGAGGATGTTTGAAAGGTTGCAGGGTCAGGGAAGGACAG GAAAAAAGGGACCACAGCGTTTTATAGCTGAATCTGCGGAAGAAAGACTGCGCATGAATATTGAGTACCTGGACACTTGGCACCAGGCACTTGCTCTCCATGCCTCACCTACAAACATGCCAGAAGCATTAGACAATCTTGGGAAGCTTGTTGACCACATATGGTACTATGCAGGAGACAGATCTCATGAT TTCAACTGGTATACCAAAAGAGGGATCTTAGCAGCTGTATACAAAAGCACAGAATTGTATATGCTACAGGATAAGTCAGAAGATTTTGAG GATACCTGGGCTTTTATGAACAGACGACTCTCAGATGTCCACAGCGTAGCAAAGTGTGCAAGAAATGCAGATAATGTAACCAAGGATATTAGGAATGTTGTGAAGGCCGGACTGTTAACG gcCCTAAATATAGTGGGAATGAATGACAGATCCCGCTAA
- the LOC119573142 gene encoding putative GPI-anchored protein pfl2 produces MMKKVSLALSRSPRHGSSRCGSANGEVVLGSSSAATTLATSSTSSSSASSSSQHDADKKKKSRAGGILQTLKKKISDKLDTLQQGGSSSTSSSRAAPRKSKSVEGLSNSFGGDSFSQSVSEESSSDGLNATGGGGSGGTHKGKHSKRAIRPINTPINTPITRQNSSSHVLAANGEVDTQGGKGEGGQGITAAVSLYSKPKGYISDASVQKQQQQVLTEGQVPRANGRDKVPTVTVDSVGGVEECVYTSANVPRRGLGVAKNADHSAISETSSPQPNRTCGCELWDLQDMSLDASKRSLAEELFHLAKYGWYWGPITRAEAEEKLFDQPDGAFLVRDSSDDKYLLSLSFRSFNRTLHTRIEHSNGM; encoded by the coding sequence atgatgaagaaggtgAGCCTAGCGCTGAGCCGGTCGCCTCGCCATGGGAGCAGCAGGTGCGGGAGTGCCAACGGCGAGGTGGTGCTGGGGTCGTCCTCGGCCGCCACGACCCTCGCCACCTCCtcgacctcttcctcttctgcctcttcctcctcgcagCACGACGCcgacaagaagaaaaaatcgagAGCCGGCGGGATCCTGCAGACGTTGAAGAAGAAGATCAGTGACAAGCTGGACACTCTCCAGCAGGGCGGCTCGAGCTCGACCTCGTCCTCGCGGGCCGCCCCCAGGAAGAGCAAGAGTGTCGAGGGCCTCTCCAACAGCTTCGGCGGAGACTCGTTCTCGCAGTCGGTGAGCGAGGAGTCCTCTAGTGATGGCCTCAACGCCACtgggggcggggggagtgggGGCACACACAAAGGCAAACATAGCAAGCGTGCTATCAGGCCTATCAATACTCCCATCAACACGCCCATTACACGCCAAAACTCGTCATCACATGTGTTGGCAGCTAATGGCGAGGTGGACACACAAGGGGGCAAGGGTGAGGGTGGCCAGGGCATCACGGCAGCTGTGTCCCTGTACAGCAAGCCTAAAGGTTACATATCAGATGCATCAgtgcagaagcagcagcagcaggtgtTGACTGAAGGCCAGGTGCCCAGGGCCAACGGCCGGGATAAAGTGCCGACAGTGACAGTGGATAGTGTTGGGGGGGTCGAGGAGTGTGTGTACACCAGTGCCAATGTTCCCAGAAGGGGCCTTGGTGTTGCCAAGAATGCTGACCACAGTGCCATATCGGAGACGTCATCACCACAGCCCAACCGGACGTGTGGATGCGAGTTGTGGGACCTTCAGGACATGAGTCTAGATGCTAGTAAGAGGAGCCTGGCAGAAGAGCTCTTCCATCTGGCAAAGTACGGATGGTACTGGGGACCAATCACACGTGCCGAGGCTGAGGAAAAGCTCTTTGACCAGCCTGATGGAGCCTTCCTTGTTCGAGATTCATCTGACGACAAGTACCTGCTGAGCCTAAGCTTCCGGTCATTCAACAGGACGCTCCACACACGCATTGAACACAGCAATGGTATGTGA